One window of Papaver somniferum cultivar HN1 chromosome 9, ASM357369v1, whole genome shotgun sequence genomic DNA carries:
- the LOC113310515 gene encoding pectinesterase-like codes for MVEYSKKQVGPASAAIDSVEDASNLIRNPLSIISNPAEYDFLVAKDGSGNFSSIQEAVDHSPTRSFKRTVIRIRQGVYVENIVIPKEKINLYFVGDGRDVTIISGNRNQVHGYTIMTSATVGVEGDGFLARDITFENTAGPANFQAVALRINADASAVYRCNINGYQDTLFVQSFRQYFRECNISGTIDFIFGDSAVVFQQCNIITRLPSQGQYNAITASGRVNPDGKGGIVIQNCSILASEDLKQSNYTVETYLGRPWKACARTVIMKSYLDNLVHPKGWIEWEHNSSSVDSLWYGEYRNTGPGAKNDSRVEWKNYHKVMSIDEAFSFTVSEFIAGNEWLDSTGFPYQTGI; via the exons ATGGTTGAATACTCGAAGAAACAAGTTGGCCCGGCATCAGCTGCTATAGATTCCGTGGAAGATGCTAGTAATCTCATTAGAAATCCTCTGTCAATTATCTCCAATCCTGCAGAATATGATTTCTTGGTTGCCAAGGACGGATCTGGTAATTTCAGTAGTATACAAGAGGCTGTAGACCATTCTCCGACAAGAAGCTTTAAAAGAACCGTAATTCGCATCAGACAAGGTGTTTATGTTGAAAATATCGTCATCCCGAAAGAGAAAATTAATCTTTATTTCGTAGGAGACGGGAGAGATGTTACAATCATATCAGGGAACAGAAATCAGGTTCATGGGTATACTATAATGACTTCTGCAACAGTTG GGGTAGAGGGTGATGGATTTTTAGCTCGAGACATAACGTTTGAAAACACTGCCGGACCAGCAAATTTTCAAGCCGTTGCATTGAGGATTAACGCGGATGCATCAGCGGTTTACCGTTGCAACATCAACGGATACCAAGACACGTTGTTCGTTCAATCCTTTCGACAGTACTTTAGAGAGTGCAATATTTCAGGAACCATAGATTTTATCTTTGGAGATTCTGCTGTAGTCTTTCAACAATGTAATATTATAACAAGGTTACCGAGTCAAGGACAGTATAATGCGATAACTGCATCTGGTAGGGTAAATCCTGATGGTAAGGGTGGAATTGTAATACAGAACTGCTCGATTTTAGCCTCGGAAGATTTGAAGCAGAGCAATTATACCGTGGAGACCTACTTAGGAAGGCCATGGAAGGCATGTGCAAGAACTGTAATAATGAAATCCTACTTGGATAATTTAGTTCATCCCAAGGGTTGGATTGAATGGGAACATAATTCAAGTTCTGTAGATTCATTGTGGTATGGTGAGTATAGGAATACGGGACCGGGGGCTAAGAATGATAGCCGGGTTGAGTGGAAGAATTATCACAAGGTGATGAGTATTGATGAAGCTTTTTCCTTTACTGTCTCAGAGTTCATAGCTGGAAACGAATGGTTGGATTCCACTGGATTTCCATATCAAACCGGGATTTAG